The Astyanax mexicanus isolate ESR-SI-001 chromosome 24, AstMex3_surface, whole genome shotgun sequence genome has a segment encoding these proteins:
- the vgll4b gene encoding transcription cofactor vestigial-like protein 4b isoform X2 codes for MENPLDVLSRAASLVHADDEKREAALRGDPRLQPMSLSSAVSNHRTGPPPISPSKRKHSGDAADDDFDCSNEHVAKMSRLFAAQLGKPANGDYRKDPRDRSRSPIERAAAAPFMSLHDGHLYAHMSSLAMDQPLALTKNSMDAARTVTISPTVSPVERQQNRPSVITCAPANNRNCNLSHCTVSHNGCSPSLPTNYRRPSNTNTACDPVIEEHFRRSLGKNYKEPEPVTNSVSITGSVDDHFAKALGETWLQIKAKGSSSGSPDSSPNSHMVNHNHSPSLVS; via the exons GCGAGGCTGCACTAAGAGGAGACCCCAGATTGCAGCCCATGTCCCTGTCGTCTGCAGTCAGCAATCACAGGACAGGGCCGCCTCCCATCAGCCCCAGCAAGAGAAAGCACAGCGGGGACGCGGCCGACGACGACTTCGACTGCAGCAACGAGCATGTGGCCAAGATGAGCCGGTTGTTTGCTGCACAGCT AGGCAAGCCTGCCAACGGGGACTACCGCAAGGACCCCAGAGATCGCAGCCGCAGCCCCATCGAGCGCGCCGCCGCCGCCCCCTTCATGAGCCTCCACGACGGTCACCTCTACGCCCACATGTCCAGCCTGGCCATGGACCAGCCCCTCGCACTGACCAAAAACAGCATGGACGCTGCCCGCACTGTCACCATCTCGCCTACTGTCAGTCCCGTCGAGCGCCAGCAG AATCGGCCCTCTGTGATCACGTGTGCCCCGGCCAACAACCGCAACTGTAACCTCTCTCACTGCACTGTGTCTCACAACGGCTGCTCACCCAGCCTGCCCACCAACTACAGGAGACCCTCCAACA CAAACACAGCCTGCGACCCCGTGATCGAAGAGCACTTCCGTCGCAGTCTGGGCAAAAACTACAAGGAGCCGGAGCCGGTCACAAACTCCGTGTCCATCACCGGATCGGTGGACGACCACTTCGCCAAGGCGCTGGGCGAGACCTGGCTGCAGATCAAGGCTAAGGGCAGCTCTTCCGGAAGCCCCGACTCGTCCCCGAACAGTCACATGGTCAACCACAATCACTCCCCCTCTCTTGTTTCATGA
- the vgll4b gene encoding transcription cofactor vestigial-like protein 4b isoform X1: MLLTKMDLLNYQYLDKMNNNIGILCYEGEAALRGDPRLQPMSLSSAVSNHRTGPPPISPSKRKHSGDAADDDFDCSNEHVAKMSRLFAAQLGKPANGDYRKDPRDRSRSPIERAAAAPFMSLHDGHLYAHMSSLAMDQPLALTKNSMDAARTVTISPTVSPVERQQNRPSVITCAPANNRNCNLSHCTVSHNGCSPSLPTNYRRPSNTNTACDPVIEEHFRRSLGKNYKEPEPVTNSVSITGSVDDHFAKALGETWLQIKAKGSSSGSPDSSPNSHMVNHNHSPSLVS, translated from the exons ATGCTTCTTACGAAAATGGACCTGTTGAACTACCAGTACCTGGACAAAATGAACAACAACATTGGCATTCTCTGCTATGAAG GCGAGGCTGCACTAAGAGGAGACCCCAGATTGCAGCCCATGTCCCTGTCGTCTGCAGTCAGCAATCACAGGACAGGGCCGCCTCCCATCAGCCCCAGCAAGAGAAAGCACAGCGGGGACGCGGCCGACGACGACTTCGACTGCAGCAACGAGCATGTGGCCAAGATGAGCCGGTTGTTTGCTGCACAGCT AGGCAAGCCTGCCAACGGGGACTACCGCAAGGACCCCAGAGATCGCAGCCGCAGCCCCATCGAGCGCGCCGCCGCCGCCCCCTTCATGAGCCTCCACGACGGTCACCTCTACGCCCACATGTCCAGCCTGGCCATGGACCAGCCCCTCGCACTGACCAAAAACAGCATGGACGCTGCCCGCACTGTCACCATCTCGCCTACTGTCAGTCCCGTCGAGCGCCAGCAG AATCGGCCCTCTGTGATCACGTGTGCCCCGGCCAACAACCGCAACTGTAACCTCTCTCACTGCACTGTGTCTCACAACGGCTGCTCACCCAGCCTGCCCACCAACTACAGGAGACCCTCCAACA CAAACACAGCCTGCGACCCCGTGATCGAAGAGCACTTCCGTCGCAGTCTGGGCAAAAACTACAAGGAGCCGGAGCCGGTCACAAACTCCGTGTCCATCACCGGATCGGTGGACGACCACTTCGCCAAGGCGCTGGGCGAGACCTGGCTGCAGATCAAGGCTAAGGGCAGCTCTTCCGGAAGCCCCGACTCGTCCCCGAACAGTCACATGGTCAACCACAATCACTCCCCCTCTCTTGTTTCATGA